The window TGGCCATCGGAGCAGCGCGTTGAGTTCGAGGTCTCCCAAAATCCCGTCGAAACGTCCGCGCGGCCGCCCCTTAAGAGACCGTCCAAGCGCAACCAGCGCATTACTGCCGATGGAGCTACCTGTCGCCGTTCGGCCCGCGGCGGCTTCGCCGGCGCCCGTGCCGATCGTGTTGCGACACCTCGCGCCGGCCAAGGTGTCGGAAGTCTATGAGAGTTATTGGCGCTTTGCCGCCGAACGGCAGGCGGTGTTCTTTCGCCGCGCGCGCGGTGAGAAGCGCCCCTGGACCAGCAATCCGGTGCTGGCGATCTTCAAATTCACCAACGCCTACCGGGCGTCCGACCGGGTCAGCCAATATCTCATCCGGCATGTCATTTATCACGAAGACCTGCCCAAGTCGCCGCGCGAAGTGTTCTTTCGCATCCTGCTGTTCAAGCTGTTCAACAAGATCGAGACCTGGGAGCTTCTCGAACGCGCGCTTGGCCCGATCACCTTCGAGGACTATCGCTTCGCTGCCTATGACGCGGTGCTCTCGCGCGCGATGCAGGCCGGCCATCGCATCTACTCGGCTGCATACATCATGCCGCCGGGCAGCCGCGCCTTCGGACGGCCGGCCAAGCACCAGAATCATCTGTTGCTGCTTGAACGGATGATGGCGGACCGGCTTGCCGAGCGGCTGGCCCAAACCCGAACGATGCAGGAGGGGTTCGAGAAGCTGCGCGCCTATCCGACGATCGGCGACTTCCTCGCTTATCAGTTC is drawn from Methylocystis sp. IM3 and contains these coding sequences:
- a CDS encoding nucleotide kinase domain-containing protein, with amino-acid sequence MELPVAVRPAAASPAPVPIVLRHLAPAKVSEVYESYWRFAAERQAVFFRRARGEKRPWTSNPVLAIFKFTNAYRASDRVSQYLIRHVIYHEDLPKSPREVFFRILLFKLFNKIETWELLERALGPITFEDYRFAAYDAVLSRAMQAGHRIYSAAYIMPPGSRAFGRPAKHQNHLLLLERMMADRLAERLAQTRTMQEGFEKLRAYPTIGDFLAYQFITDINYSELTDFSEMDFVVPGPGARDGLRKCFLDPGGLNEPELIRLMADLQEQEFERLGLDFQSLWGRRLQLIDCQNLFCEVDKYARVAHPQIAGMTGRVRIKQKFEPTPEPIELFYPPKWNLNDKISIDAP